One region of Primulina tabacum isolate GXHZ01 chromosome 1, ASM2559414v2, whole genome shotgun sequence genomic DNA includes:
- the LOC142504366 gene encoding uncharacterized protein LOC142504366 → MALTRRTANQNNTNVQGENNTRISGADGPPPNGPQPTIHLTTEELQKIITDAVKMATEKKDSSHHASHPEQQHEQPRREERREEEGESSAGSKSPTVAEELEELRKKVKMLEGHVGSKGNAPVAKGCPFSDIIVREPLSGHFKSAKIKDYDGSSDPEEHLARFENMAMLHCYGDQIKCKVFLTTLIDSAQRWFEGLAPQSILCFEDFQKVFLHQFSSSKKYKRTAFSLFEVKQRPEETLRAYIKRFNRVALDVPACALETKTTAFTQGLLEGDFFRSLTKKLPEDFEDLLSRAEKYINMKEAQHQKREALKRARGDRAVRPEERNNKRNGTGHLSHVPLRTARGMEVQECSSDVAPLSSITPRLVRSEKVRYCTLHKECSHNTNGCRSLRKGFRKHAEPESRPTREEPRSPPWVSRRPGPNVPRRLAISSGSRRTEGNSWEEKSRQVEREDLPPIRGVIKMISGGSTDGDSNRARKARGRRVCLEVGGRNRSEPVISFGPEDLRGVSLPHNDALVIQARVANYDVLRVFVDNGSSVNVIFKEALVQMDLHEYPLEVVATALFGFAGHAVYPEGEITLPLTLGSGDLRKTIMTVFTIVDASSSYNVILGRPAMNEMRAVASTYHQKIKFPIRGQVGEVKGDQPSSRKCYGETIRVDQKRARREDRGKKMAQGAKEVEGNEVNFVAEDEQEVVEIKPGKSIRVARDLEDSTRVKLLACLKTNISIFAWSQQELVGISPKVAEHKLNIIPGSRPIKQKKRHFGPEKDKIIEGQVKEMLGAGHIREVQFPTWLSNVVLVPKATGKWRMCVDFRDLNKACPKDCYPLPRIDQLVDSTSGFELLSFMDAYQGYHQIPLAREDQDKASFITSGGTFCYVVMPFGLKNAGGHIPTPHESSLPKADRQEY, encoded by the coding sequence atggctcttACCAGAAGAACAGCAAATCAAAACAACACTAATGTTCAAGGAGAAAACAACACTCGTATCTCTGGTGCTGATGGTCCTCCCCCTAATGGTCCTCAGCCTACCATTCATTTAACCACCGAGGAATTACAGAAGATTATAACTGATGCTGTTAAAATGGCCACGGAAAAGAAGGACTCTTCTCACCATGCCAGTCATCCCGAGCAACAACATGAACAGCCGCGAAGGGAAGAAAGAAGGGAAGAGGAGGGGGAATCGAGCGCGGGTTCTAAGTCTCCCACTGTTGCGGAAGAATTGGAAGAATTAAGGAAAAAAGTGAAAATGTTAGAAGGGCATGTTGGTTCTAAAGGCAACGCTCCGGTTGCAAAAGGTTGCCCATTTTCTGACATCATTGTTCGGGAACCATTATCCGGGCATTTCAAGTCGGCTAAAATCAAGGACTACGATGGGAGTTCTGACCCCGAAGAGCATCTCGCTCGTTTTGAAAACATGGCTATGTTGCATTGTTATGGGGACCAAATTAAATGCAAAGTATTTCTAACCACTCTGATTGACTCGGCTCAAAGGTGGTTTGAGGGTTTAGCTCCTCAAAGTATTCTTTGTTTCGAAGATTTTCAGAAGGTGTTCTTACATCAGTTCAGCAGTAGTAAGAAATATAAAAGAACCGCCTTTAGCCTATTCGAGGTAAAGCAGCGCCCGGAGGAAACTCTAAGGGCTTATATCAAAAGATTCAACCGAGTAGCCTTAGACGTGCCTGCTTGCGCTCTCGAAACGAAAACTACTGCCTTCACGCAAGGATTGCTAGAAGGGGATTTCTTCCGCTCCCTCACCAAAAAACTACCCGAAGATTTCGAAGATCTTTTATCCCGGGCAGAAAAGTACATCAATATGAAAGAAGCCCAGCACCAGAAGAGAGAAGCATTGAAGAGAGCAAGGGGAGACCGGGCTGTCAGACCTGAGGAAAGAAATAACAAGAGGAATGGTACCGGGCATCTTTCTCATGTTCCCTTGAGAACTGCCCGGGGTATGGAAGTTCAAGAATGCAGTTCGGATGTGGCCCCACTCTCTAGTATCACACCCCGACTGGTCCGCTCAGAGAAGGTCAGATATTGCACCCTACATAAAGAATGCTCCCACAACACGAATGGATGCCGATCCCTAAGGAAGGGATTTAGGAAGCATGCTGAGCCGGAATCTCGCCCTACTCGGGAGGAGCCCAGGTCGCCGCCCTGGGTATCGCGGCGACCTGGACCGAATGTTCCTAGGAGATTGGCTATCTCCAGTGGAAGCAGGAGAACAGAAGGGAACTCTTGGGAAGAAAAAAGCAGACAAGTGGAACGAGAAGACCTTCCCCCTATCCGGGGAGTGATCAAAATGATTTCGGGAGGATCTACTGATGGTGACTCCAACCGAGCCAGGAAAGCTAGGGGTAGAAGAGTGTGTTTAGAAGTTGGTGGGAGAAATCGAAGTGAGCCGGTTATTAGTTTTGGCCCGGAAGACCTCAGAGGAGTCAGCCTACCTCATAATGATGCTCTGGTTATTCAGGCCCGGGTCGCtaattatgatgtgttgagAGTTTTTGTGGATAATGGGAGTTCTGTTAATGTTATTTTCAAGGAAGCCCTGGTCCAGATGGATTTACATGAGTATCCGCTGGAAGTAGTTGCGACGGCTCTATTCGGCTTTGCCGGTCATGCTGTATATCCTGAAGGGGAAATCACTTTACCCCTAACACTTGGAAGTGGAGATTTGAGGAAGACAATTATGACAGTTTTCACCATAGTAGATGCCTCATCTTCGTATAACGTAATCCTTGGAAGGCCAGCTATGAACGAGATGAGAGCTGTAGCCTCCACTTATCACCAGAAGATCAAGTTCCCGATACGAGGGCAGGTGGGAGAGGTTAAAGGAGACCAACCCTCATCCCGGAAATGCTATGGTGAAACAATCCGAGTAGACCAGAAAAGGGCAAGAAGGGAGGACAGGGGAAAGAAAATGGCCCAGGGAGCAAAGGAGGTAGAGGGAAATGAAGTAAATTTTGTGGCAGAGGACGAGCAAGAGGTGGTCGAAATAAAACCAGGAAAAAGTATCCGAGTGGCCCGAGACCTGGAAGACTCCACCCGGGTAAAACTCCTAGCCTGTCTAAAAACTAACATCTCCATTTTTGCATGGTCCCAACAGGAACTTGTGGGAATATCACCCAAAGTAGCCGAGCACAAACTAAACATCATCCCCGGATCTCGACCTATAAAACAGAAGAAGAGGCACTTCGGGCCCGAAAAAGACAAAATCATAGAAGGGCAGGTGAAGGAAATGTTGGGAGCCGGCCACATCAGGGAAGTCCAATTTCCCACATGGCTCTCTAATGTGGTCCTTGTCCCTAAAGCCACAGGgaagtggaggatgtgtgtAGATTTTCGGGATCTGAACAAAGCTTGCCCGAAGGATTGTTATCCGCTTCCTCGAATAGATCAGTTGGTAGATTCAACTTCCGGCTTTGAGTTACTAAGTTTCATGGATGCATATCAGGGTTATCACCAAATCCCCTTGGCCCGAGAAGATCAAGATAAGGCCAGTTTCATCACTTCTGGGGGTACCTTTTGCTATGTGGTCATGCCGTTTGGATTGAAAAATGCCGGGGGCCACATACCAACGCCTCATGAATCAAGTCTTCCAAAAGCAGATAGGCAGGAATATTGA